In Leptospira selangorensis, the following are encoded in one genomic region:
- a CDS encoding efflux RND transporter permease subunit, translating to MNIALLSIKRPIFITSLVILMLITGIFSLSKMGVDLFPDVNIPVVTVTTIYPGAGPEEIEELISKPLEEELSSIAGLKKITSRNQEGVSVVLGEFTLSTDIKYAEQQFRDKTASVRPKLPDGIKEPKVVRFDPADQPIIRLAVFADLNQAKMYDLAKETVKAKLEQIAGVGSVKLVGGTRREIQIELDRNKLVSYQMPMVVIANRLKTAGLNVPVGKFDSGAKETSYRTLGRYETLSQIENTIVSFGGDVGNSVLIKELGIVRDGTEDEETLGYLWASKSDEVEEEDVGLLTHPITWFMQLPKRVKRVFGGKKTEVIEKELKPALFIDVYKQSGANTVSVADEVLKRIDKLNADIQPLEGKPKIRLIRDGSRWIRYNVEDVTEAIVLGILLAVITVYFFLGNLRSTIITGLALPNSLLGAFIIMWIMGFTINVMTLLALSLAVGLLVDDAIVVRENIFRKLEEGATVMEAAEKGTMEVALAVIGTSLTVIAVFFPVGFLSGIVGQFFKQFGLTVVFAMIISLFDGLFVAPMLSAYFAGKLTHDKKNAAVEAFDRFQTWLEKIYTITMRYALAHPGKIILLTFLIFILSFVSCAFVKKTFLPANDQGEFMVTLDLPPGTSLQGTKDVSDKVLAELQKFPEMDKIAITIGKPDGGEPNTAILAIALVSSKKRSRDTTSIKEDIRKMLKAYDYARPAVSDYSAVGGGVQYPFQLVLKGNNLEEVEAYSKKVIERLKGIKDLADIDSDFRGGKPEYQIVLDNSKMQLVGVLPGVAGSELRYQIAGDQVSKFYDKGIEYEVRMRLGHDQRNLRAAYSQTKVPNIANRLIPLAAISTGKENLGPSRINRIDRARAVVVNANLAPGGAIGTAMEEATKILTKEIPPPPGVRFNFQGQSEDLKELFLNIIVAFGLALIFIYLVLASLYESFITPITILFAIPPAISGAFFALFLTGEMLNIFSMIGLILLMGLVAKNSILLVDYAMQAVRERGITRDEAIFEAGLVRLRPILMTSIAMIMGTVPIALGLGEAAKSRTAMGIAIIGGLILSTLVTLIVVPSIFGGIDKFREWIEGKFRPDMTATIHSEAGHSGSAAVSTNHNQSSLSEWAQDVESKPKKGTGSKKKK from the coding sequence TTGAATATCGCGCTCCTCTCTATTAAACGTCCCATATTTATCACTAGTCTTGTGATCCTGATGTTGATCACCGGTATCTTCTCCCTTAGTAAGATGGGAGTGGATCTTTTTCCGGATGTTAATATCCCGGTAGTGACCGTAACTACGATCTATCCGGGAGCAGGTCCGGAAGAGATCGAGGAATTGATCTCTAAACCTTTGGAAGAGGAACTTTCTTCTATTGCAGGTTTGAAAAAGATCACTTCCCGTAACCAGGAAGGTGTTTCCGTTGTTTTAGGTGAATTCACTCTTTCTACTGATATCAAATATGCAGAACAACAGTTTCGAGATAAGACTGCATCGGTCCGTCCTAAACTTCCGGACGGGATCAAAGAACCTAAAGTTGTTCGTTTCGACCCGGCAGATCAACCGATCATTCGTTTGGCGGTGTTTGCGGATCTGAATCAGGCAAAAATGTATGATCTAGCCAAGGAAACCGTTAAGGCTAAATTGGAACAGATCGCAGGTGTCGGTTCCGTTAAATTAGTAGGTGGAACCAGAAGAGAGATCCAAATCGAATTAGATAGAAATAAATTAGTTTCTTATCAAATGCCTATGGTGGTCATAGCCAACAGATTAAAGACCGCAGGTTTGAACGTTCCAGTTGGTAAATTCGATTCTGGTGCAAAAGAAACTTCCTATAGAACATTAGGAAGATATGAAACTCTTTCCCAAATCGAAAATACGATCGTTTCCTTCGGAGGAGATGTAGGTAATTCAGTACTCATCAAAGAATTAGGGATTGTAAGAGATGGAACAGAAGACGAAGAAACTTTAGGTTATCTTTGGGCTTCTAAAAGTGACGAAGTGGAAGAAGAGGATGTAGGTCTTTTAACTCATCCTATCACTTGGTTTATGCAACTTCCGAAACGAGTCAAAAGAGTTTTCGGCGGAAAGAAAACTGAAGTAATAGAAAAAGAACTAAAGCCAGCGTTATTTATCGACGTATATAAACAATCCGGAGCGAATACAGTATCCGTTGCGGACGAGGTCTTAAAAAGGATCGATAAGTTAAATGCGGATATCCAACCTCTGGAAGGAAAACCAAAGATCAGATTGATCCGTGACGGTTCCAGATGGATCCGTTACAACGTTGAAGACGTTACGGAAGCCATCGTTTTAGGGATCTTACTCGCAGTTATCACAGTTTATTTCTTCTTAGGAAACTTAAGATCTACGATCATCACCGGTCTTGCATTGCCTAACTCCTTATTAGGTGCATTCATCATCATGTGGATCATGGGATTCACGATTAACGTTATGACCTTATTGGCCTTATCCCTTGCGGTGGGTCTACTCGTCGACGATGCGATCGTGGTCCGGGAAAACATCTTTCGAAAATTGGAAGAAGGTGCGACCGTTATGGAAGCCGCAGAAAAAGGAACCATGGAAGTGGCTCTTGCGGTAATAGGAACTTCCTTAACTGTGATCGCGGTATTCTTCCCTGTTGGTTTCTTGTCGGGGATCGTTGGTCAGTTCTTCAAACAGTTCGGATTGACCGTGGTTTTTGCCATGATCATTTCACTCTTCGACGGTCTTTTTGTGGCTCCTATGTTGTCCGCTTACTTTGCGGGTAAATTGACTCACGATAAAAAGAACGCAGCAGTGGAAGCATTCGATCGTTTCCAAACTTGGTTGGAAAAAATTTATACGATCACAATGCGTTATGCATTGGCTCATCCAGGTAAGATCATACTTCTTACTTTCTTAATTTTTATTCTTTCCTTCGTGAGTTGCGCTTTTGTGAAAAAGACATTCTTACCAGCGAACGACCAGGGTGAGTTTATGGTAACCTTGGACCTTCCTCCAGGTACTAGCTTACAAGGAACGAAAGATGTTTCTGATAAGGTTTTAGCTGAACTCCAGAAATTCCCTGAGATGGATAAGATCGCGATTACAATCGGTAAGCCTGATGGTGGAGAACCAAACACTGCTATATTAGCAATCGCGCTTGTTTCTTCCAAAAAAAGATCTAGAGATACTACCTCGATCAAAGAAGATATCCGCAAAATGTTAAAGGCTTATGATTACGCAAGGCCTGCGGTTTCGGATTATTCTGCTGTGGGAGGCGGTGTCCAGTATCCATTCCAGTTAGTTCTCAAGGGAAACAACTTGGAAGAAGTGGAAGCATATTCTAAAAAAGTAATAGAAAGACTGAAAGGTATCAAAGACCTCGCAGACATCGATTCCGACTTTAGGGGAGGAAAACCCGAATACCAAATCGTTTTAGATAATTCTAAAATGCAATTAGTAGGTGTTCTTCCCGGTGTTGCAGGTTCCGAGTTAAGATACCAAATCGCCGGAGATCAGGTCAGTAAGTTTTACGATAAAGGGATCGAATATGAAGTTCGTATGAGACTCGGGCATGATCAAAGGAACTTAAGAGCGGCTTATAGCCAAACCAAGGTTCCGAATATCGCAAACAGATTGATCCCTCTGGCAGCGATCAGTACCGGTAAAGAAAACCTAGGTCCTTCTCGAATCAACCGTATCGATAGAGCAAGAGCCGTTGTGGTGAACGCGAACCTGGCACCAGGTGGCGCGATCGGAACTGCAATGGAAGAAGCGACTAAGATACTAACCAAGGAAATCCCTCCTCCACCGGGAGTTCGTTTTAATTTCCAAGGTCAGTCGGAAGACTTAAAAGAACTATTCTTGAATATTATCGTGGCATTCGGTCTCGCATTAATATTCATCTATTTGGTTCTTGCTTCTCTTTATGAATCGTTTATCACTCCGATCACGATCTTATTCGCGATCCCTCCTGCAATTTCCGGAGCATTCTTCGCTCTGTTCTTAACAGGAGAGATGTTGAATATATTCTCTATGATCGGACTCATCCTACTCATGGGACTTGTTGCCAAAAACTCGATCTTACTCGTGGATTATGCAATGCAGGCAGTGAGAGAAAGAGGCATAACAAGAGATGAGGCGATCTTTGAAGCAGGTCTCGTAAGATTACGTCCGATCTTGATGACATCCATCGCGATGATCATGGGAACTGTTCCGATCGCATTGGGTCTCGGAGAAGCTGCAAAATCCAGAACCGCAATGGGTATCGCTATCATCGGAGGTTTGATCCTCTCCACGTTAGTTACTCTGATTGTAGTTCCTTCCATTTTCGGCGGTATCGATAAATTCAGAGAATGGATAGAAGGCAAGTTCCGTCCGGATATGACTGCTACGATTCATAGCGAAGCCGGTCATTCAGGAAGCGCTGCCGTCTCGACGAATCATAACCAATCTTCCTTAAGCGAATGGGCCCAAGATGTGGAATCCAAACCTAAGAAAGGAACCGGTTCGAAGAAGAAAAAGTAA
- a CDS encoding LEA type 2 family protein, with the protein MIQKTSLHSYIGITLVTNLLFGCAQLQNVDLKKVKEKIEDLDKPSFILEKVSIAEINLSEIKLRVDSKVKNPYPIALPATNLEMNILIEGQQFTKAKTKIPTVGGNSNKPVPVDLTFAYNDLAELYKKVPGKIDLVVKVQGVVSLPIPEKYRAIAGAASLDFPFEEERKIPAVLPDIEIRNFKIIKPDPSSILSSAGTEDLAKKATTFLDTLLGPQKKSPGSAVTAGLSALDLKVDTEFQIVLKNRATSRLQFSEFEFELTLEKEKFLTGQPVRIENQGQESILSVRTSFPLGTVTQGIANAVSKRSAAFRLSGKATTEAPEIGTGQVPFKFDKSGSFSWN; encoded by the coding sequence ATGATCCAAAAAACTTCCTTACATTCCTATATTGGAATTACTCTAGTAACAAACCTTCTATTCGGTTGTGCTCAATTACAAAATGTTGATTTAAAAAAAGTAAAAGAAAAGATCGAGGACCTGGACAAACCTTCCTTCATCTTGGAGAAAGTTTCTATCGCGGAGATCAATCTATCCGAGATCAAACTTAGAGTGGATTCGAAAGTAAAAAATCCATATCCAATCGCTTTGCCTGCGACCAATTTGGAAATGAATATCCTGATCGAAGGACAACAATTCACAAAGGCAAAAACCAAAATCCCTACCGTAGGTGGGAATTCCAATAAACCGGTTCCAGTGGATCTAACATTCGCATATAATGATCTGGCAGAACTTTACAAAAAAGTTCCCGGAAAGATCGACTTAGTAGTCAAAGTGCAAGGAGTCGTTTCACTTCCAATCCCGGAAAAATACAGAGCCATAGCAGGTGCTGCATCGCTCGACTTTCCATTCGAGGAAGAAAGAAAGATCCCGGCAGTTCTTCCGGACATAGAGATCCGAAATTTTAAAATTATCAAACCGGACCCTTCCAGCATCTTGAGTTCCGCCGGCACGGAAGATCTGGCGAAAAAGGCCACAACATTCTTAGACACGTTACTCGGCCCTCAGAAAAAATCACCAGGCTCAGCAGTCACCGCAGGATTATCGGCACTCGACTTAAAGGTAGATACGGAATTTCAGATCGTATTGAAAAACAGAGCCACATCTAGATTACAATTTTCTGAATTTGAATTTGAACTCACGCTTGAAAAAGAAAAATTCCTAACAGGCCAACCTGTCCGGATCGAAAACCAAGGACAAGAATCCATCCTAAGTGTTCGCACATCCTTCCCACTCGGAACGGTCACACAAGGTATCGCAAACGCAGTCTCCAAAAGATCCGCGGCATTCCGACTAAGCGGAAAAGCAACGACGGAAGCCCCGGAGATCGGAACAGGTCAGGTTCCATTCAAATTCGATAAATCCGGCTCTTTTAGCTGGAATTAA
- a CDS encoding sugar transferase gives MKRILEFSLALIALLVFFPILLGIFLLISVFESGPIFFLQERIGLGKKVFRIWKFRTLKDGIPTRTGSFLRNTGLDELPQIWNIVKGDMSIVGPRPLTEQDIRRLGWGVESLDRRWSVRPGITGLSQLYSGRGSKYSLCFDLSYLKRRSFILDSKIVILTLVMNLFGKKRIRNLLWTHLQKRDRGYFWGNWAKHFRKNADRPYPLVQEQVIGFIPQKRLPVAKSLAIFQLGEAGEGRIAKDIDHIHIYGVDPNYREALKLFVKEEGRHARILGDCVRALRGELIQSNWTEKLFHFGRRLLGTRLKLMVLLVAEVIGICFYKKIAEKIPFGSVKNALLHIAEDEEKHLIFHCTFFKIRLKNPITRFLFKFMWRFLSFAACVSVLMDHRKTFKALEIPIKECYLQFKNISRNTERKILQTFFV, from the coding sequence ATGAAACGAATTTTAGAATTTTCTTTGGCTTTGATTGCGCTCCTTGTTTTTTTTCCGATTTTACTCGGGATCTTTTTACTAATCTCTGTTTTTGAATCGGGACCGATTTTTTTCCTACAGGAAAGGATAGGTTTAGGAAAGAAGGTTTTTCGGATCTGGAAATTCAGGACCTTGAAAGATGGAATTCCTACAAGGACCGGTTCTTTTTTGAGAAACACCGGTTTAGACGAACTTCCTCAGATCTGGAATATAGTAAAAGGGGATATGAGTATCGTTGGACCTAGACCTTTAACCGAGCAAGATATTCGTAGATTAGGTTGGGGGGTAGAAAGTTTAGATCGAAGATGGTCCGTTCGTCCTGGGATCACTGGACTTTCTCAATTATATTCAGGAAGAGGATCCAAATATTCACTTTGTTTCGATCTTTCTTATCTTAAAAGAAGAAGTTTTATCTTAGATAGCAAGATCGTAATTCTAACCTTGGTAATGAATCTTTTCGGCAAGAAAAGAATTAGAAATTTATTATGGACTCATCTTCAAAAACGAGATCGGGGTTATTTTTGGGGAAATTGGGCCAAACATTTTAGAAAAAATGCGGATCGACCTTATCCGCTTGTCCAAGAGCAGGTTATAGGGTTTATTCCGCAGAAACGTCTTCCTGTTGCAAAGTCTCTTGCGATCTTTCAGTTAGGAGAAGCGGGAGAAGGTAGGATCGCGAAAGATATAGATCATATACATATCTACGGAGTTGATCCGAATTATAGAGAAGCGTTAAAACTTTTTGTAAAAGAAGAAGGTAGACATGCACGCATTTTAGGGGATTGCGTTCGTGCATTGAGAGGGGAACTGATCCAATCGAACTGGACTGAAAAATTATTTCATTTCGGCAGAAGGCTTTTAGGAACGAGGCTCAAGTTGATGGTATTATTAGTCGCAGAAGTGATCGGGATCTGCTTTTACAAAAAGATCGCGGAGAAAATTCCATTTGGTTCCGTAAAAAACGCACTTCTTCATATCGCAGAAGATGAAGAAAAACATCTGATCTTTCATTGTACATTTTTTAAGATACGGCTTAAAAACCCGATCACTCGGTTTCTTTTTAAATTCATGTGGAGATTTCTTTCTTTTGCCGCTTGTGTTTCCGTTTTGATGGATCATCGCAAAACTTTCAAAGCATTAGAAATTCCGATCAAAGAATGTTATCTACAGTTTAAGAATATTTCCCGGAATACGGAGAGAAAAATTCTCCAGACCTTTTTCGTTTGA
- a CDS encoding ATP-binding protein, with the protein MTIDLEIIICSVFIFLSTNLFWLGSTTGTNLEKKNAAAYFSIFTLIVSSLLFSFFAILGQNGFLVVSAYPILYFFPGLILLILIPFGWFVVIVWFFGFLKKKGIFLFLFYILSFCQLVSISILLIYNPGKTWNISLFEYWKFAPFSFKSAYLIYIFTCVFLSLLCLFLFKISDNSLSELGRQKSVPFLKGIGFLLFGVVLLVSVLFVGDELGIIENLIIKAEKEPKYFYGFVLCIQLLICISILVLGWALTSYEILTGRILPKISLKQEWKNSVYTSFVLACLYFLFAKLGYPRAEIFIVFSYSFFLSRFFTVLKNKQVSSNQNEVLKKILSSGSVRLSFGYLCRDVLETRKAALIFQGKIPYISDTNIFYPENIPLETFDFSKLDPNPENPNIQYLDKDRFSGFVIRVKIESVLSGDAYLILGQKENGGLFAEEEIEIARITGTWLVHSLFLEETGNILEELQRKKIQEQRLSDQKTRQILHDEILPEIHSLILEISNDKSGSLNSQYANSLTELHKRISSLLREMSDTGLEISRLGLIPMFQKLQDSDAKDSDLIWKIDPKVNSQAEKFPPEVQEVLYYAFRESLRNAVKYSGDVRSQIVISIRYENGLSIQIKNEIGKDLISIRSSGQGLKIHSALLKIFQGSLTLEFPSPKEAMIRIFLPSP; encoded by the coding sequence TTGACTATAGATCTTGAAATAATAATCTGTTCCGTTTTTATATTCCTTTCCACAAATTTGTTTTGGTTAGGATCTACGACCGGAACGAATTTAGAAAAGAAAAACGCTGCTGCGTATTTCAGTATTTTTACTTTAATCGTATCTTCTTTATTATTCTCTTTTTTTGCGATCCTTGGCCAGAACGGATTTTTAGTAGTATCTGCTTATCCTATCTTATATTTTTTCCCCGGGCTGATCTTATTAATACTCATCCCGTTCGGATGGTTCGTTGTTATCGTTTGGTTTTTCGGCTTTTTAAAGAAAAAAGGGATTTTTCTTTTTTTATTCTACATTTTATCCTTTTGCCAATTAGTTTCAATCTCCATACTACTTATTTATAATCCTGGTAAAACCTGGAATATCAGTTTATTTGAATATTGGAAATTTGCTCCATTCTCCTTCAAATCCGCTTACTTAATTTATATTTTCACTTGTGTTTTCCTTTCTTTACTTTGTTTATTCTTATTCAAAATTTCAGATAATAGTCTTTCCGAGTTAGGAAGACAAAAGTCGGTCCCTTTTTTAAAAGGAATCGGATTTTTATTGTTCGGAGTGGTCCTACTGGTTTCCGTTCTTTTCGTTGGAGATGAATTAGGAATTATAGAAAATCTGATCATAAAAGCAGAGAAAGAACCCAAATATTTTTACGGATTCGTACTTTGTATACAATTACTAATTTGTATTTCTATTTTAGTTTTAGGTTGGGCTTTAACTTCTTATGAGATACTCACAGGAAGGATCTTACCTAAGATCAGTTTAAAACAAGAATGGAAAAATTCCGTTTATACTTCCTTTGTGCTGGCTTGTTTATATTTTCTTTTTGCAAAATTAGGCTACCCTAGAGCGGAAATATTTATCGTATTCTCTTATTCCTTCTTTCTTTCCCGATTTTTTACGGTTCTAAAAAACAAGCAGGTAAGCTCCAACCAAAACGAAGTATTAAAAAAGATCTTATCTTCCGGTTCGGTCAGACTTTCTTTCGGATATTTATGCCGAGATGTATTGGAAACCCGAAAAGCTGCCCTCATATTCCAAGGAAAAATTCCCTATATCTCCGACACGAATATCTTTTATCCTGAAAATATTCCATTAGAAACATTTGATTTTTCTAAACTAGATCCAAATCCTGAAAATCCGAATATTCAATATTTGGACAAGGATCGATTCTCCGGATTTGTGATCCGAGTAAAAATAGAAAGTGTTCTTTCCGGCGATGCATACCTGATCTTAGGACAAAAAGAAAACGGAGGATTATTTGCAGAAGAAGAAATCGAGATCGCAAGGATCACAGGAACCTGGCTAGTTCATTCTTTATTTTTAGAAGAAACAGGGAATATTCTAGAGGAACTACAAAGAAAGAAAATACAGGAACAAAGACTTTCCGACCAAAAAACCAGGCAAATCCTTCACGACGAGATACTTCCGGAAATCCATTCTCTTATTTTAGAGATCTCCAATGATAAATCCGGAAGCCTAAATTCTCAATATGCAAATTCACTTACAGAACTTCATAAAAGGATCTCTTCTTTATTAAGAGAAATGTCAGATACCGGTTTGGAAATTTCCAGGTTGGGTCTAATTCCGATGTTTCAAAAACTACAAGATTCGGACGCAAAAGACTCCGATCTAATTTGGAAAATAGATCCAAAAGTTAATTCTCAAGCCGAAAAATTTCCTCCCGAAGTGCAGGAAGTTCTGTATTATGCATTCAGAGAATCTCTACGAAATGCGGTAAAATATTCCGGGGACGTCCGATCACAAATCGTGATCTCTATTCGATATGAGAATGGCTTATCTATCCAAATTAAGAATGAAATCGGAAAAGATCTTATATCTATACGCTCTTCCGGCCAGGGTTTAAAAATACATAGTGCATTATTGAAAATTTTCCAAGGTTCTTTAACATTAGAATTCCCTAGTCCAAAAGAAGCGATGATCCGGATCTTTCTACCTTCTCCCTAA
- a CDS encoding DegT/DnrJ/EryC1/StrS family aminotransferase: MSAETEVLEKPSRKKTDIEFHKPTLSREDLKTVLEALVEDHLSSGSVTHKFEKAFSSTFRTKQVISANSLTAAYHLSLLALEIQPGDKIAISTFAPLAALDAIFLMQAQPLVVDMGKHSFHICPERLSSALEDESVKAVVLDHTFGSLADFSKYDFKNRPVIEDFSETVGARTETFTPGKQGKISICGLSIEYLITTGNGALICTDDDSLAKKIRARKEGKDPYPRKEGQPRLDYDMIDYQAALGIEQLSNLGVILERKRKIAQVYLQSIQGSQVGSHFNDPNSETFNRFVIIAPGNYEQVERYFRSLQIGTRRTVAEPIHHILELSNSDFPNGERLYQRGHCIPIYPNLTKDNVQRISQAIRRIY, translated from the coding sequence ATGAGCGCGGAAACCGAAGTTTTAGAGAAACCAAGCCGGAAAAAAACCGATATCGAATTCCATAAGCCTACCCTTTCTCGGGAAGACCTAAAAACCGTTTTAGAGGCATTGGTAGAAGACCATCTCTCTTCCGGTTCTGTGACCCATAAGTTTGAGAAGGCTTTCTCTTCTACTTTTAGGACCAAACAAGTAATTTCGGCAAACAGTTTAACTGCTGCGTATCACCTGTCTTTATTAGCATTGGAGATCCAACCAGGGGATAAAATTGCTATCTCCACATTTGCCCCACTTGCAGCTCTAGATGCAATTTTCTTAATGCAAGCACAACCTTTGGTTGTGGATATGGGAAAACATTCTTTCCATATCTGTCCCGAAAGATTATCCTCCGCGTTAGAAGATGAATCAGTAAAAGCTGTGGTTTTAGATCACACTTTTGGATCTTTAGCGGACTTCTCCAAATATGATTTCAAAAATCGACCTGTAATCGAAGATTTTTCAGAAACAGTCGGAGCAAGAACTGAAACTTTTACCCCAGGCAAACAGGGAAAAATTTCCATCTGTGGTCTTTCTATCGAATATCTGATCACGACTGGAAACGGAGCTTTGATCTGTACTGATGATGATTCTTTGGCGAAAAAGATCAGAGCCAGAAAAGAAGGAAAAGATCCTTATCCACGTAAAGAAGGCCAGCCTAGATTAGATTACGACATGATCGATTACCAAGCTGCTTTAGGGATCGAACAATTATCCAACCTAGGTGTGATCTTAGAAAGAAAAAGAAAGATCGCTCAGGTGTATCTGCAATCTATCCAAGGTTCCCAAGTAGGATCTCATTTTAACGACCCGAATTCGGAAACTTTCAATCGTTTTGTGATCATTGCTCCAGGTAATTACGAGCAGGTAGAAAGGTACTTCCGCTCTCTACAAATTGGTACTCGTAGAACAGTTGCCGAACCGATCCATCATATTCTTGAACTTTCTAATTCTGATTTCCCGAACGGGGAAAGATTGTACCAAAGAGGCCATTGTATTCCGATTTATCCGAACTTAACTAAGGATAATGTGCAAAGGATCTCTCAGGCGATTCGTAGAATTTACTAA
- a CDS encoding response regulator transcription factor, giving the protein MKAEPLKILVAEDNLKLRKAMISGLEESGKIKSVFDCDSGEEAIRYCLEGDIDVLLLDVRLAGKLNGIETIISIRKEFPRKPVVIYSIQDSDEYFRTFRSSGILSHYAYVRKSNYLLPQMVVPLIRLAYDGKSFIDPEIESRVTEVREKDENSPLSVLEPNERSVAEMLAKGFSNEQIAQHFGFKDKRTISRINGQIYSAWGLNETNSDEKVARTRAALIVLSNRFLEWEEDEKIFYRNSSGERIPWMPNLDYRS; this is encoded by the coding sequence ATGAAAGCCGAGCCTCTTAAAATACTGGTCGCGGAAGACAATCTGAAACTCAGAAAAGCGATGATCTCCGGCTTAGAAGAATCAGGAAAAATTAAATCAGTATTCGATTGTGACTCGGGAGAAGAGGCGATCCGTTACTGTTTGGAAGGAGACATTGACGTTCTTCTTTTAGATGTAAGACTCGCAGGTAAATTAAACGGGATAGAAACCATTATTTCGATCCGGAAGGAATTCCCACGAAAACCTGTAGTCATCTATTCCATACAAGACAGTGACGAATACTTTCGGACTTTCAGAAGTTCCGGGATCTTAAGTCATTATGCATATGTTCGAAAATCGAATTACCTTCTTCCACAAATGGTGGTCCCGCTCATTCGATTGGCTTACGATGGAAAAAGTTTTATAGATCCTGAAATCGAATCCAGAGTAACAGAAGTCAGGGAGAAGGACGAAAATTCCCCACTCTCAGTTTTAGAACCCAATGAAAGATCTGTAGCAGAAATGTTGGCCAAAGGATTCAGTAACGAACAGATCGCCCAACATTTCGGATTCAAAGACAAAAGAACGATCAGCAGGATCAACGGACAGATCTATTCCGCCTGGGGATTAAACGAAACAAACTCCGATGAAAAAGTGGCTCGCACAAGAGCGGCCCTCATCGTATTATCCAATCGTTTTTTAGAATGGGAAGAAGACGAAAAAATTTTTTATAGGAATTCCTCCGGAGAAAGGATTCCATGGATGCCTAATCTTGACTATAGATCTTGA